A single region of the Vicia villosa cultivar HV-30 ecotype Madison, WI linkage group LG4, Vvil1.0, whole genome shotgun sequence genome encodes:
- the LOC131594316 gene encoding small ribosomal subunit protein eS7z-like translates to MFTSRKKISKDKGAEPTEFEESVGQALFDLENTNHELKSELKDLYINSAVQVDVSGNRKAVLINVPYRLRKGFRKIHVRLVRELEKKFSGKDVILIATRRIVRPPKKGSAAQRPRSRTLTAVHEAILEDVVLPAEIVGKRIRYRVDGSKIMKVFLDPKERNNTEYKLETFAAVYRKLSGKDVVFEYPVTEA, encoded by the exons ATGTTCACTTCAAGGAAGAAAATCAGCAAAGATAAGGGTGCTGAGCCAACTGAATTTGAAGAATCAGTTGGACAG GCGTTGTTCGATTTAGAGAATACTAACCATGAGCTCAAGAGTGAGCTAAAGGATTTATACATCAATTCAGCTGT CCAAGTTGATGTTTCCGGGAACCGCAAGGCTGTGCTTATCAATGTCCCCTACAGACTAAGGAAGGGTTTCCGTAAGATTCATGTTAGGCTTGTTCGTgagcttgagaagaaattcagtGGCAAG GATGTTATCCTGATTGCCACAAGGAGGATTGTAAGGCCTCCAAAGAAGGGTTCAGCAGCTCAGCGCCCCCGCAGCCGCACACTCACTGCTGTGCACGAGGCAATTCTCGAGGATGTTGTATTACCCGCTGAGATTGTTGGAAAGCGCATTAGGTACCGAGTTGATGGGTCAAAGATCATGAAG GTGTTTTTGGACCCAAAGGAGAGAAACAACACAGAATACAAGTTGGAGACCTTTGCTGCAGTTTACAGGAAACTCTCAGGCAAAGATGTTGTTTTCGAGTACCCTGTTACTGAGGCTTAG
- the LOC131594315 gene encoding small ribosomal subunit protein eS7z-like produces the protein MFTSRKKISKDKGAEPTEFEESVGQALFDLENTNHELKSELKDLYINSAVQVDVSGNRKAVLINVPYRLRKGFRKIHVRLVRELEKKFSGKDVILIATRRIVRPPKKGSAAQRPRSRTLTAVHEAILEDVVLPAEIVGKRIRYRVDGSKIMKVFLDPKERNNTEYKLETFAAVYRKLSGKDVVFEYPVTEA, from the exons ATGTTCACTTCCAGGAAGAAAATCAGCAAAGATAAGGGTGCTGAGCCAACTGAATTTGAAGAATCAGTTGGACAG gCGTTGTTCGATTTAGAGAATACCAACCATGAGCTCAAGAGTGAGCTAAAGGATTTATACATCAATTCAGCTGT CCAAGTTGATGTTTCCGGGAACCGCAAGGCTGTGCTTATCAATGTCCCCTACAGACTGAGAAAGGGTTTCCGTAAGATTCATGTTAGGCTTGTTCGGgagcttgagaagaaattcagtGGCAAG GATGTTATCCTGATTGCCACAAGGAGGATTGTAAGGCCTCCAAAGAAGGGCTCAGCAGCTCAGCGCCCCCGCAGCCGCACACTCACTGCTGTGCACGAGGCAATTCTTGAGGATGTTGTATTACCTGCTGAGATTGTTGGAAAACGCATTAGGTACCGAGTTGATGGGTCAAAGATCATGAAG GTATTTTTGGACCCAAAGGAGAGAAACAACACAGAATACAAGTTGGAGACCTTTGCTGCAGTTTACAGGAAACTCTCAGGCAAAGATGTTGTTTTCGAGTACCCTGTTACTGAGGCTTAG